In Thermosphaera sp., the sequence GTTGTCAAAGGAATTGAATCTGGATGAAACAATACGTGAAGGAAGGTTTACGTTGATCGAGGACTGGCAGAAGAGGACAATCCACAAGTACGGCGCCACTTACCCCCCAAAGGAACTGTTGCAAAAAACCCTGGGTGAACCATACAATAGTGATTACTTAATAAAGTATCTAAGTGAAAAATACTTGTCTTGAATCACAAGTTTTCTCTGATGCTCTCCTCAAATATTTTCAAACCAAGTTTCGCTTCCTCCTCGCTTATGATTAATGGCGGAATCAGCCTTATACTACTTTTTCCACATGGGAGCAGTGCAAGACCCTTTCTGAGTGCGCGGGCGACAATTTTATTTCTAACATCCACAGCAGGGGCTTTAGATTTCTTATCTTTCACGAACTCGACACCCCAGGCTAGGCCTAAACCCCTGACATCCCCTATGATGTCATACTTCCCCTTCATTTCGCCGAGAACTTCCTGGAAGATCTTTTCAAGCCTTTGCACATGGGGGAGAAGCGATTCAACAACTTCAATGGTTTTTAACGCCGCCACAGATGCTAGGGCGTTTCCTCCATAAGTGTTACTGTGCATTCCATGGGATTTGAAATCCAACTCAGCCTTAAACAGGGTTGCTCCTATAGGTATCGCTCCTCCGCTCAAAGCTTTAGCGAGAGTTATGATCTCCGGGACAGTGCTGAAATGCTCTATTGCAAACATTCTCCCTGTTCTCCCCATTCCCATTTGAACCTCGTCATCAACGAAAAGAATACCGTGCTTTTCCAAAAGCTTCTTCAACTCTGGGAAGAATTCCTTAGGAGGAACTACGTATCCACCCTCACCCTGGATTGGCTCTGCAAAGACCGCCGCGATCTCGTCTGGAGGCACGAGTCTCTCGAAGACGTACTCCTCGATGAACTCGATTACTCTGTTAACTAGTTCCACAGGGTTCTCGTAACCGTCAATGTGCCACGGATTTCTATACGGGTTTGGATATGGGACGTGTATAACCCCCGGCATCCATGG encodes:
- a CDS encoding acetyl ornithine aminotransferase family protein encodes the protein MKKPEISVQPGIEGTKSKYWIEQHYKFIATTTHDPENLPLVIERGEGVWLYDVDGNTYLDFSSGIGVNNLGYPTHPEVRKAIVEQIERLAHAAGTDYFNPYQVMLAKKLVEIAPGEYHRKVFFANSGTEANEAALKISRQATGRKFFIAFYGAFHGRTMGSMGLTASKPIHKKQFFPWMPGVIHVPYPNPYRNPWHIDGYENPVELVNRVIEFIEEYVFERLVPPDEIAAVFAEPIQGEGGYVVPPKEFFPELKKLLEKHGILFVDDEVQMGMGRTGRMFAIEHFSTVPEIITLAKALSGGAIPIGATLFKAELDFKSHGMHSNTYGGNALASVAALKTIEVVESLLPHVQRLEKIFQEVLGEMKGKYDIIGDVRGLGLAWGVEFVKDKKSKAPAVDVRNKIVARALRKGLALLPCGKSSIRLIPPLIISEEEAKLGLKIFEESIRENL